In Helianthus annuus cultivar XRQ/B chromosome 3, HanXRQr2.0-SUNRISE, whole genome shotgun sequence, a single window of DNA contains:
- the LOC110931956 gene encoding uncharacterized protein LOC110931956, with translation MGRLPVGVQHIRPQGPQLQRPTPLHQVRPQNTQPQFQRPIQQQPPPMHQYQYPPPFAPQGPMQGQMGQPRAPLGAPRRHHREVVRGIEAHFRHIITNNSSPVVIPHHADGRIFEVRTTALQSLPKFKWLATEEPYFHLETYDFICKTIGGQGISSDDVKLVLFQFSLENKAKRWFHTLPSASIFTWADMQQIFLDEFYTSQKTNDARRGLRSFQQQSGEMFHEAFESTNFEKDDWAFLEQMAVTSKRKAQSSRRARHVIQRPQVHGVETGNMQTTNQVYNVCTNCNEIGHTTEVCVVGVVDEQVEELNAIQGGG, from the exons ATGGGTAGATTACCGGTTGGGGTGCAACATATtagaccacaagggccacaatTGCAACGCCCTACACCGCTACATCAAGTGCGTCCTCAAAATACGCAACCTCAATTTCAACGGCCGATTCAACAACAACCGCCGCCAATGCATCAATACCAATATCCACCACCATTTGCACCTCAAGGGCCTATGCAAGGGCAAATGGGTCAACCAAGAGCACCATTGGGTGCCCCTCGAAGACATCATCGGGAGGTTGTTCGGGGAATTGAAGCTCACTTCCGGCATATTATCACTAACAATTCTTCGCCGGTTGTAATTCCTCATCATGCGGATGGAAGAATTTTTGAAGTTAGAACAACCGCCCTCCAAAGTCTACCAAAGTTTAAGTGGTTAGCAACGGAAGAACCGTATTTTCATTTGGAGACATACGACTTTATTTGCAAGACCATTGGAGGTCAAGGGATCTCTTCAGATGATGTCAAGTTGGTTCTCTTCCAATTTTCATTGGAAAACAAGGCAAAGAGATGGTTTCACACTTTACCCTCCGCATCGATTTTTACATGGGCCGATATGCAACAGATTTTCTTAGACGAGTTTTACACTTCCCAAAAGACTAATGATGCAAGGAGAGGtttgagaagcttccaacaacaatCGGGGGAGATGTTTCATGAAGCGTTTGAAAG TACAAACTTCGAAAAAGATGATTGGGCATTTTTAGAACAAATGGCGGTGACTTCCAAAAGGAAGGCCCAATCCTCAAGACGGGCAAGGCATGTGATACAAAGGCCACAAGTGCATGGAGTAGAGACTGGAAACATGCAAACTACGAATCAAGTGTACAATGTGTGCACTAATTGCAATGAGATAGGCCACACGACGGAAGTTTGTGTAGTAGGGGTGGTTGATGAGCAAGTAGAAGAACTGAATGCTATTCAAGGGGGTGGTTGA